Proteins encoded within one genomic window of Brachybacterium sp. P6-10-X1:
- a CDS encoding carbohydrate ABC transporter permease gives MSASTRVRTTTTVSAPAPERSGPTRIKGNGLAFWLFFTPFLVGLCVFTILPLLWGGALSLFEARGTVLPTKFVGLENFRGFLVDTAFLQSLRTFIIFALFIVPVTMASSLGLAVLINGLPRFQAFYRSVFFLPTACSYVVACVVWRLSLFNGLESGVVNTLLGLVGVDSVAGWLSSSPYWWIVLVSVRLWLQVGFYMLLFLAGLQAIPSQMYEAAAVDGLSPGGFRMFRMITLPQLRTTSAAVLLLQLIAAFQAFDEFYNLTGNNPETRPPLVYLYNIALGPQQDFGTGSAGALVLTAIMIIAGLLQTYLVGFDSSDDGPRRGPLRFLPRRPRRPSSSPAREAQR, from the coding sequence GTGAGCGCCTCGACCCGGGTGCGCACCACCACCACGGTCAGCGCCCCGGCCCCGGAGCGCAGCGGCCCCACCCGCATCAAGGGCAATGGTCTCGCCTTCTGGCTGTTCTTCACCCCGTTCCTGGTGGGCCTGTGCGTCTTCACGATCCTGCCCCTGCTGTGGGGCGGGGCGCTCAGCCTGTTCGAGGCGCGCGGCACCGTGCTGCCCACGAAGTTCGTGGGCCTGGAGAACTTCCGCGGCTTCCTCGTGGACACCGCGTTCCTGCAGTCCTTGCGCACGTTCATCATCTTCGCGCTGTTCATCGTCCCGGTCACGATGGCCTCGTCCCTGGGTCTCGCGGTGCTGATCAACGGGCTGCCCCGCTTCCAGGCCTTCTATCGCTCCGTGTTCTTCCTGCCCACCGCCTGCAGCTACGTGGTGGCCTGCGTGGTGTGGCGGCTGTCGTTGTTCAACGGCCTCGAATCGGGCGTGGTGAACACATTGCTGGGCCTGGTCGGAGTGGACTCCGTCGCCGGCTGGCTGTCGTCCTCGCCGTACTGGTGGATCGTGCTGGTCTCCGTGAGGCTGTGGCTGCAGGTCGGGTTCTACATGCTCCTGTTCCTGGCGGGGCTGCAGGCGATCCCGAGCCAGATGTACGAGGCGGCAGCGGTGGACGGCCTGAGCCCCGGCGGCTTCCGCATGTTCCGCATGATCACCCTGCCGCAGCTGCGCACGACCTCCGCGGCCGTGCTTCTGCTCCAGCTGATCGCCGCCTTCCAGGCCTTCGACGAGTTCTACAACCTCACCGGCAACAACCCCGAGACCCGACCCCCGCTGGTGTACCTCTACAACATCGCCCTCGGACCCCAGCAGGACTTCGGGACCGGCTCTGCCGGGGCCCTGGTGCTGACCGCCATCATGATCATCGCCGGGCTCCTCCAGACCTACCTGGTGGGCTTCGACTCCTCCGACGACGGTCCCCGCCGCGGGCCCCTCCGGTTCCTGCCCAGGAGGCCACGTCGGCCCTCGTCCTCACCCGCCCGGGAGGCGCAGCGATGA
- a CDS encoding carbohydrate ABC transporter permease — MATIETRPSRRAGVSGAAPAPRMRASGKTFTTVTGIILVVLAIMWLIPSLFAIKTSVTDNGVAALGAQEILTDVSPTLESYLGLMRQGDIWNWYLSSFLTSVVTAALTLLFASMAAFALSRLQFRGRAAMYLLIIMGLMIPSQVLIVPLFQELRVMQLLNTYWAVILPQIPSVIAVFIFKQFFDGIPKELEDAARVDGAGLWRIYWSVVMPLSRPVTAAVAILTFVWTWNNLLLPLFVLSNPSLMTIPVGLATVQGSFGLRYADIQAGAILAALPLVVLYMFFQRQIVEGVTGSGLKG, encoded by the coding sequence ATGGCCACGATCGAGACCCGTCCCTCCCGACGCGCCGGAGTCTCCGGCGCCGCCCCGGCCCCGCGCATGCGGGCCAGCGGGAAGACCTTCACCACGGTCACCGGCATCATCCTGGTCGTCCTCGCGATCATGTGGCTGATCCCCAGCCTGTTCGCGATCAAGACCTCGGTGACCGACAACGGCGTCGCCGCGCTGGGCGCCCAGGAGATCCTGACCGACGTCAGCCCGACGCTGGAGTCCTACCTGGGCCTGATGCGCCAGGGCGACATCTGGAACTGGTACCTCTCCAGCTTCCTGACCTCGGTGGTCACCGCCGCACTGACGCTGCTGTTCGCCTCCATGGCCGCCTTCGCCCTCTCCCGCCTGCAGTTCCGGGGGCGCGCTGCCATGTACCTGCTGATCATCATGGGCCTGATGATCCCCAGCCAGGTGCTGATCGTGCCGCTGTTCCAGGAGCTGCGCGTCATGCAGCTGCTGAACACGTACTGGGCCGTGATCCTCCCGCAGATCCCCTCGGTCATCGCGGTGTTCATCTTCAAGCAGTTCTTCGACGGGATCCCCAAGGAGCTCGAGGATGCCGCGAGGGTCGACGGTGCGGGGCTGTGGCGGATCTACTGGTCGGTGGTCATGCCGCTGTCGCGCCCGGTGACCGCCGCGGTCGCGATCCTGACCTTCGTGTGGACCTGGAACAACCTGTTGCTGCCTCTGTTCGTCCTGTCCAACCCCAGCCTGATGACCATCCCGGTCGGCCTGGCCACGGTGCAGGGCAGCTTCGGGCTCCGCTATGCGGACATCCAGGCCGGCGCGATCCTCGCCGCCCTCCCCCTGGTGGTGCTGTACATGTTCTTCCAGCGCCAGATCGTCGAAGGGGTGACCGGCTCCGGGCTGAAGGGCTGA
- a CDS encoding ABC transporter substrate-binding protein, whose product MLGRNQFSRRTALGLGGMTLAGAGLAACGGNTGGLTDGGGGGGETLSQWYHQYGEDGTKEAATKYAEGYEDAAVSVNWVTGDYASRLSTALLSGGGVDVFENNTINVDKAEQGRYVELTDLVEPVKDQFNKASLGPVTIGDAIWGIPMLLDPQHFYYRKSLFEKAGIAPPETFDDLVAAATELTTPDQKGLFLGNNFDASCWAMVWAAGGTPMNEARDAVAYNTPGYAEGLGAIQQMIADEVLLTGAPSDWADPAAFGAGLSAITWGGCWALPVLEESLDDIGVFSHPAVGSEGKQVAFMGTWNEQVAGNSEKVDAAKAFAQWLWIDQTDSQTDWALNYGFHIPPLTAVADEAAALKDGNGLEIATMAKEIGVTGPPEWTGEISTPHADAISNVLKNGADPAEELAAAEEASNRAIGS is encoded by the coding sequence ATGCTCGGACGGAACCAGTTCTCACGACGCACAGCTCTCGGGCTCGGCGGGATGACCCTCGCCGGTGCCGGGCTCGCCGCCTGCGGCGGCAACACCGGCGGCCTCACCGACGGCGGCGGTGGCGGGGGCGAGACGCTCTCGCAGTGGTACCACCAGTACGGCGAGGACGGCACCAAGGAAGCCGCCACGAAGTACGCCGAGGGCTACGAGGACGCAGCGGTCAGCGTCAACTGGGTCACCGGGGACTACGCGTCGCGATTGTCCACGGCGCTGCTGTCCGGCGGGGGCGTGGACGTCTTCGAGAACAACACGATCAACGTCGACAAGGCCGAACAGGGACGCTACGTCGAGCTCACCGACCTCGTCGAGCCCGTGAAGGATCAGTTCAACAAGGCCTCGCTGGGGCCGGTGACCATCGGAGACGCGATCTGGGGCATCCCGATGCTCCTGGACCCGCAGCACTTCTACTACCGCAAGAGCCTGTTCGAGAAGGCGGGCATCGCACCGCCGGAGACCTTCGACGACCTCGTCGCCGCGGCCACCGAGCTCACCACCCCCGACCAGAAGGGCCTGTTCCTCGGCAACAACTTCGACGCCAGCTGCTGGGCGATGGTCTGGGCAGCGGGCGGCACCCCCATGAACGAGGCCCGCGATGCGGTCGCCTACAACACGCCCGGCTACGCCGAGGGGCTCGGCGCGATCCAGCAGATGATCGCCGACGAGGTGCTGCTGACCGGTGCACCCTCGGACTGGGCCGATCCCGCGGCCTTCGGCGCCGGGCTCTCCGCCATCACCTGGGGCGGTTGCTGGGCGCTGCCCGTCCTCGAGGAGTCCCTCGACGACATCGGGGTGTTCTCGCATCCGGCCGTCGGCTCCGAGGGGAAGCAGGTCGCCTTCATGGGGACCTGGAACGAGCAGGTCGCCGGCAACAGCGAGAAGGTCGACGCGGCCAAGGCGTTCGCTCAGTGGCTCTGGATCGATCAGACCGACAGCCAGACCGATTGGGCGCTGAACTACGGGTTCCACATCCCGCCCCTGACCGCCGTGGCGGACGAGGCCGCGGCGCTCAAGGACGGGAACGGCCTCGAGATCGCCACCATGGCCAAGGAGATCGGCGTGACCGGCCCGCCGGAATGGACCGGCGAGATCAGCACCCCGCACGCCGACGCCATCAGCAACGTCCTCAAGAACGGTGCGGACCCGGCCGAGGAGCTCGCCGCGGCGGAGGAGGCCAGCAACCGGGCGATCGGGTCGTGA